A stretch of DNA from Micromonospora sp. NBC_01813:
AGGGACTGACCCGCAACCCGATCGCCGACCCCGGACTGCTCGGCATCAACGCCGGCGCGTCGCTCGCCGTCGTCGTCGCGATCACCTGGCTCGGCATCGGCACCACCGCCGGCTACATCTGGTTCGCCTTCGCCGGTGCGACGCTGGCCGCGCTCGCCGTCTACGGCGTCGGGTCGATGGGCTGGGGCGGCGCCACCCCGGTCAAACTGGCCATCGCCGGCTCCGCGCTGACCGCCGTGCTCACCTCGCTGATCACCCTGGTGCTGCTGACCAACCTGCAGACGCTGGAACGCTACCGGTTCTGGCAGGTCGGCTCGCTGGTCGGCCGGGACCTGTCCACCGCCCGTACGGTGCTGTTGTTCATCGTCGCCGGCACCGTGCTGGCGTTGGCGTCCGGCCGGGTGCTCAACGCGCTCAGCCTCGGCGACGACGTCGCCCACGGGCTCGGCCAGCACGTGGTCCGCGACCGGGCGACGATCCTCACCGCGACCGTGCTGCTCTGCGGCTCGGCCACCGCGCTCGCCGGCCCGATCGTCTTCGTCGGACTGGTCGTGCCGCACGCCGCCCGCTGGGTCACCGGGCCCGACTACCGCTGGATCCTCGCGTACAGCGGGGTGCTCGGCGCCGCCTTGCTGATCGCGGCAGACGTGCTCGGCCGGCTGATCGTGTCCACGGGGGAGGTCGAGGCCGGCCTGGTCGCCGCGTTCCTCGGCGCCCCGGTGCTGATCGCCCTGGTCCGCCGCTCCCGGATGGCCGCCGTATGACCGTCACCGACATCGAGCCGGCCGGCCGGGAACTGCCCGCGCTGCGGCGGTTGCGCTGGCGGCGGCGTCGCCGGGCAGCGGCCGTGCTGTCCGTACTGGTCGGGCTGGTGCTGATCTTCGCGGTGCTCAGCCTGAGCCTGGGGGCGTACCGGATCTCCCTGGACGGAGTGCTGCGCACCCTGGTCGGGCAGGGCAGCAGCCGCGACGAGTTCATCATCGTCGACCTGCGGCTGCCCCGGCTGGTCGCCGGCATCCTGGCCGGTGCCGCGTTCGGCCTGGCCGGTGGCATCTTCCAGACGTTGCTGCGCAACCCGCTGGCCAGCCCGGACATCATCGGCGTCACCGGCGGCGCGAGCGTCGCGGCGGTGGCCGCGCTGATGATGTTCAGCGCCGGCAGCCTGGGCGTCTCGGTCGCCGCGTTTATCGGCGCGATGGGTACGGCGACCGCGGTCTACCTGCTCTCCTGGCGTGGCGGGCTGACCGGCTACCGGTTCGTGCTGGTCGGCATCGCCGCCGCGTTCATGGCCCACGGCGCCCTCGGCTACCTGCTGACCCGGGGCGAGGTACGCGAGGCGCAGACCGCGTTGTCCTGGATGGTCGGCAGCCTGGGTGCCGCCCGCTGGCCGGAGATCGCCGTGCTGGCGGCGGTGCTCGGCCTCCTGACACCGGCGCTGTTGGCGTTGCGCCCGACGCTGGGTCTGCTGCAGTTCGGCGACGACACCGCGACCGGGCTGGGCGTGCTGCTGGAACGCAGCCGGATCGGCCTGCTGGCGGTGGCGGTGACGCTGGCGGCGGTGGCGACCGCGGTGACCGGGCCGATCGCGTTCGTGGCGTTCGTCGCCATGCCGATCGCCCGGCGGATGATGC
This window harbors:
- a CDS encoding FecCD family ABC transporter permease, with product MTVTDIEPAGRELPALRRLRWRRRRRAAAVLSVLVGLVLIFAVLSLSLGAYRISLDGVLRTLVGQGSSRDEFIIVDLRLPRLVAGILAGAAFGLAGGIFQTLLRNPLASPDIIGVTGGASVAAVAALMMFSAGSLGVSVAAFIGAMGTATAVYLLSWRGGLTGYRFVLVGIAAAFMAHGALGYLLTRGEVREAQTALSWMVGSLGAARWPEIAVLAAVLGLLTPALLALRPTLGLLQFGDDTATGLGVLLERSRIGLLAVAVTLAAVATAVTGPIAFVAFVAMPIARRMMRSGAPVLLPAALVGVVVVTGSDLIAQHLLPGNVKTPVGIVTAVIGGPYLLWLLATTGRDGRGT
- a CDS encoding FecCD family ABC transporter permease, which produces MLTSLRPGRGERDTATVTERARTLTVGRRLGGLLIAVLLLAVAVFASLAFGARDIALPVVVEALLDRDPGVNDHVVVWDLRLPRTVIGLLAGLALGLSGALMQGLTRNPIADPGLLGINAGASLAVVVAITWLGIGTTAGYIWFAFAGATLAALAVYGVGSMGWGGATPVKLAIAGSALTAVLTSLITLVLLTNLQTLERYRFWQVGSLVGRDLSTARTVLLFIVAGTVLALASGRVLNALSLGDDVAHGLGQHVVRDRATILTATVLLCGSATALAGPIVFVGLVVPHAARWVTGPDYRWILAYSGVLGAALLIAADVLGRLIVSTGEVEAGLVAAFLGAPVLIALVRRSRMAAV